One genomic segment of uncultured Tolumonas sp. includes these proteins:
- the relA gene encoding GTP diphosphokinase, translating into MVAVRDTHLKTGFDLNEWMTTLDLPEADKQALFSVFEYCHNLIQDESEQQRLSQRSAEMIGILLMLHMDMETLKAAVLYPLLEPGYLTVTKAATDYGVVISKLLQGVIDIDAIRFLQNLNTANVSDTQVDNVRRMLLAMVEDVRAVVIKLAERIACLREVKNATEETRVMVAKEISNIYAPLANRLGIGQLKWELEDLSFRYLHPDTYKQIAKLLDEKRLDRERYIQQFVSDTKNALQDAGINAEVYGRPKHIYSIWRKMQKKHLDFSDLYDVRAVRVVTKRLQDCYAALGIIHTLWHHIPREFDDYVANPKPNGYQSIHTVVLGPEGKTVEIQIRTEQMHQESELGVAAHWKYKEGMQGGKDSAYEERIAWLRKLLAWQEDMVESGSLVDELRTQVFEERVYVFTPKGDVVDLPAGATPLDFAYQVHSMIGHRCIGAKIDGRIVPFTYQLQTGDQIEVITQKEPNPSRDWMNPNLAFLRTSRARAKVASWFRKLDRDKNILAGKELLDKEIDRHGFHLSRDELAATVKEFYTRLSLMEFDDLLAGLGSGEVRINQLMNFLEQKLNKPTAEEEDRRLREQLENKTQHRMKNVKPGKGHIVVQGVGNLMTHVARCCQPIPGDSITGFITQGRGISIHREDCEQYKELSRRNPERIIDAVWGENYSGGYALTVRITANDRSGLLRDITTIIANEKINVLGMRSRSNVKQQTADIDIDMEIYNIETLNRMLAKINQMNDVVNAKRL; encoded by the coding sequence ATGGTTGCGGTTCGTGATACTCACCTGAAAACGGGTTTTGACTTAAACGAGTGGATGACAACGCTGGATCTGCCCGAGGCAGATAAGCAGGCGTTGTTCTCGGTGTTTGAGTATTGTCATAACTTAATTCAGGACGAGAGCGAACAGCAGCGCTTATCCCAACGCAGTGCCGAGATGATCGGTATTTTACTGATGTTACACATGGATATGGAGACGCTGAAAGCAGCGGTGTTATACCCGCTGCTGGAACCTGGTTATCTGACGGTGACCAAGGCAGCAACGGACTATGGCGTAGTCATCAGTAAATTGCTGCAAGGTGTCATCGATATCGATGCGATCCGCTTTCTGCAAAATCTCAATACCGCCAATGTTTCGGATACACAGGTCGATAATGTGCGTCGCATGTTATTGGCGATGGTGGAAGATGTGCGTGCGGTGGTGATTAAACTGGCCGAACGTATCGCCTGTTTGCGCGAAGTGAAAAATGCCACCGAAGAAACCCGCGTTATGGTGGCAAAAGAGATCTCCAATATCTACGCGCCACTGGCGAATCGACTCGGTATTGGTCAGCTGAAGTGGGAATTGGAAGATCTCTCGTTCCGTTATCTGCACCCAGATACCTATAAACAGATCGCGAAATTGCTGGATGAAAAACGACTGGATCGTGAACGTTATATCCAGCAATTTGTTTCGGATACCAAAAACGCACTGCAGGATGCCGGCATCAATGCAGAAGTCTATGGGCGTCCAAAACACATCTACAGCATCTGGCGCAAGATGCAGAAAAAACATCTCGATTTTTCCGATCTTTACGATGTGCGTGCTGTGCGTGTGGTCACCAAACGCCTGCAGGATTGTTATGCCGCACTGGGGATCATCCATACCCTCTGGCATCACATTCCGCGCGAGTTTGACGATTACGTCGCCAACCCGAAACCGAATGGTTATCAGTCAATTCATACTGTGGTATTGGGGCCGGAAGGCAAAACGGTCGAAATCCAGATCCGTACTGAGCAGATGCATCAGGAATCTGAACTGGGTGTCGCAGCGCATTGGAAATATAAAGAAGGCATGCAAGGCGGCAAAGATTCCGCCTATGAAGAGCGTATTGCCTGGCTGCGGAAGTTGCTGGCCTGGCAGGAAGATATGGTTGAATCCGGCTCGCTGGTCGATGAATTGCGCACGCAAGTATTCGAAGAGCGGGTATACGTCTTTACGCCGAAAGGCGATGTGGTCGATTTACCTGCCGGTGCGACACCACTGGATTTTGCCTATCAGGTACACAGCATGATTGGTCACCGTTGTATCGGTGCCAAAATTGATGGCCGCATCGTGCCATTTACCTATCAGCTGCAAACCGGCGATCAGATCGAAGTTATTACGCAAAAAGAGCCAAACCCCAGCCGCGACTGGATGAATCCGAATCTGGCCTTTTTACGTACCAGCCGTGCGCGCGCCAAAGTGGCGTCATGGTTTCGTAAATTGGATCGCGATAAGAATATTCTCGCCGGTAAAGAGTTGCTGGATAAAGAAATCGATCGCCACGGTTTTCATCTCTCCCGTGATGAATTGGCGGCGACCGTCAAAGAGTTCTATACCCGTCTTAGCCTGATGGAGTTTGACGATCTGCTGGCTGGTTTAGGTTCTGGTGAAGTGCGTATTAATCAGTTGATGAACTTCCTGGAGCAGAAACTGAATAAACCGACGGCGGAAGAAGAAGATCGCCGTCTGCGGGAACAGTTAGAAAATAAAACCCAGCACCGGATGAAAAATGTGAAACCGGGTAAGGGGCACATTGTTGTGCAAGGTGTGGGTAATCTGATGACACACGTTGCGCGTTGTTGCCAACCGATCCCGGGCGATAGCATTACCGGTTTTATTACCCAAGGGCGCGGTATTTCCATTCACCGTGAAGATTGCGAACAGTATAAAGAGCTGAGCCGTCGGAACCCTGAGCGGATCATCGATGCGGTTTGGGGTGAGAATTACTCCGGTGGTTATGCGTTGACGGTGCGGATCACGGCCAACGATCGTTCCGGTTTGTTGCGGGATATCACGACCATCATCGCCAATGAAAAGATTAATGTCTTAGGAATGCGCAGCCGTTCCAACGTGAAACAGCAAACGGCTGATATCGATATTGATATGGAAATTTACAATATTGAAACGCTGAACCGGATGTTGGCGAAAATCAACCAGATGAACGATGTAGTCAACGCCAAACGTCTGTAA
- the rlmD gene encoding 23S rRNA (uracil(1939)-C(5))-methyltransferase RlmD, giving the protein MVQFFQPKPKALPTQAVEITIDNLDHHLTGVGRYQGKACFVEGVLPGEKVSVQITEQKKQYAHARLRKVIEPSADRCEPFCPAFKQCGGCNAQMMPQALQCQAKQEGVQRLFRQLAKIDLPAPAWIESSEQQAYRRVCRLAVKYDKNKRCVLVGFRQKQSQALVEISGCPVLTVALSALIVPLRTLINELSSARDVGHIELYDTESGLALLLRHNGRPPARDKELLLAFAAQHQCALYLQTTGYPEPLSEVAPSFYELDALRLYFQPGDFLQVNAQVNQRLVNHVREWLAPTATDRVLDLFCGIGNFTLPLARDAALVTGIEGVDEMVQRATHNAEQNQLVNAEFHRADLTKMAEYANAGWQQQCYDLVLLDPGRAGAEEVMPWLANSGARRIVYVSCNPVTAARDCALLQPGYTLKQWGLLNMFPHTGHVESLFLFERK; this is encoded by the coding sequence ATGGTTCAGTTTTTCCAACCCAAGCCAAAAGCATTACCTACCCAAGCGGTAGAGATAACAATCGATAACTTAGATCACCATTTAACCGGTGTGGGTCGTTATCAGGGTAAGGCCTGTTTTGTCGAAGGGGTGCTGCCTGGTGAAAAAGTCAGTGTGCAGATCACCGAACAGAAAAAACAGTATGCACATGCCCGTTTACGTAAGGTGATTGAGCCATCTGCCGATCGCTGTGAACCCTTCTGCCCGGCATTTAAGCAATGCGGTGGTTGCAACGCGCAGATGATGCCGCAAGCACTGCAGTGTCAGGCCAAACAAGAGGGTGTACAGCGGTTATTCCGTCAACTGGCCAAAATTGACCTGCCTGCACCAGCATGGATCGAAAGCAGTGAACAACAAGCCTATCGTCGCGTTTGCCGTTTGGCGGTGAAATACGATAAAAACAAACGTTGTGTGCTGGTCGGTTTTCGCCAAAAACAAAGTCAGGCGCTGGTAGAAATCAGCGGTTGCCCCGTGCTAACTGTCGCATTATCAGCGCTCATCGTGCCATTGCGCACGCTGATCAATGAGCTGAGTTCAGCGCGCGATGTGGGTCATATCGAACTGTATGACACCGAAAGCGGATTGGCGCTGCTGCTGCGGCACAATGGCCGTCCGCCAGCACGCGATAAAGAACTGTTGCTCGCGTTTGCTGCCCAACACCAATGTGCGTTATATCTGCAAACCACCGGTTATCCGGAACCATTAAGCGAAGTGGCGCCGAGCTTTTATGAACTGGATGCGTTGCGCCTTTATTTCCAGCCGGGCGACTTCTTGCAGGTTAATGCGCAGGTCAACCAACGTCTGGTCAACCATGTGCGTGAGTGGTTAGCGCCGACCGCCACTGATCGGGTTTTGGATCTGTTCTGTGGTATCGGTAATTTCACCTTGCCGTTGGCGCGTGATGCCGCATTGGTTACCGGCATCGAAGGTGTCGATGAAATGGTGCAAAGAGCCACGCACAATGCTGAACAGAATCAGCTGGTTAATGCCGAATTTCATCGCGCCGATCTGACAAAAATGGCGGAATATGCCAACGCAGGCTGGCAGCAACAATGTTATGATCTGGTGCTATTGGATCCAGGTCGTGCTGGCGCCGAAGAGGTCATGCCTTGGCTGGCCAACAGTGGCGCCCGTCGGATCGTGTATGTTTCTTGCAACCCGGTCACAGCGGCGCGTGATTGTGCACTGTTACAGCCGGGTTACACCTTGAAGCAGTGGGGGTTATTGAACATGTTCCCGCATACCGGGCATGTTGAATCTCTCTTCTTGTTTGAACGAAAATAA